Genomic window (Fundidesulfovibrio terrae):
GAGCCGGAAAGCTTGCGCGCGGCCCATATGCCTCCGAACCCCGCCCCGGCGATGACCACCCGCCCCCGGCGGCCCGAATGTGCGTCCATATCCATTCGAACTCCTTGATATATCGTTTCGGGATGCGTTTGCGTCCTTTCAGCGATCCGATTGACGCCTGTGTCACTTTAAGGCATATACTCCATTCATGCCTGCCCGTCACTGTCCGGACATCCGGACGGTTTGAGCCTCCCACGCCGTCCGATTAACCGGACACGCTCCGTCAATCCGGAGGACCGGACACATTCTATGTAGTTAACATATTGTTTTTACGACACTAACGGCGTTGGAACGGAAGTTGTAAAGGTATTCGGATGGCCGACGAAGACGGCAGGGCGCACAGCCCGTCCGTTTTCGTGAAACTGGATGGAACCGCCGGGCATGGGCTCCGGTTTCCCATATTGGAGTAAGAATGCACCTTGACGCGCTGTTCAGCCCGAAAACCGTGGCCGTTGTTGGCGCATCCAGGACTTCAGGAAAGATTGGGCACACCATTCTGAAAAACATGATCGAGGCCGGCTACGAGGGGGAACTCTTCCCCGTCAACCCCAAAGCCGACTCCATCCTCGGCCTCAAGTCCTACAAGGACATCTCCCTGCTCCCCTCCCCCCTGGACCTGGCCGTGCTGGCCGTGCCCCGCGACGCCGTGGTTCCCTCGCTCAAGGCCCTCCTGCCCCACAGGCTGCGCGCGGCGGTGATCGTCTCCGCCGGCTACCGCGAATCCGGCAAGGAGGGGTGGAAGATCGAAGGCGAAGTGGCGCGCATCTGCCGCGACAACGACATAGCCCTCATCGGCCCCAACTGCCTGGGCGTTCTCTCGACGGCCGACAAGGTCAACGCGTCCTTCGCGCCGGGATTCCCGGGCAAGGGCAACATCGCCTTCTTCTCCCAGTCCGGGGCCTTGTGCTCCGCCATCCTGGACTGGGCCATCGGCGAGTCCATCGGCTTTTCCAAGTTCGTGAGTCTGGGCAACAAGGCCGTGGTGGACGAGACCCATATGCTCTACGCCCTGGCCCAGGACCCCGAGACCAAGGTGGTGCTCGGCTACGTGGAGAACGTGGAGCACGGCGAGGCGTTTTTGCGCATGGCCCGCAAGATCACCCGGGAAAAGCCCGTGATCATGTTGAAGGGCGGCGTCACCGCGGCCGGAGCCAAGGCCGCGTCCTCGCACACCGGCTCGATGGTTGGCTCGGAGCACGCCTACGAGGCGGCCTTCAGCCAGACAGGCATCCTGCGCGCCCACACCGTCTCCGAAATGTTCGACCTGGCCCAGGCATTCTCCATGCAGCCCCTGCCCCAGGGACCGCGGCTGGCCATCGTCACCAACGCGGGCGGACCGGCCATCCTGGCCGCCGACGCAGCCGAGAAGTCGCTCTTGACCATGGCCCCGCTCTCGGCCGCCACCGTGGAGACCCTCAAGGCGGACCTTCCGGCCACCGCGGGCATCTACAACCCCGTGGACATCCTGGCCGACGCGGACAAAACCCGCCTCCTGAGCGCCGTCACCGTGCTCCTGAACGATCCGCTGGTGGACAGCCTCATGGTGCTCATCGCCCCCACGGCCTTCACCGATCCCGAAAAGATGGCCCAGGCCGTGGTCGAGGTCGCCTCCAAGACGCTCAAGCCGGTGATGTGCTGCTTCATGGGCAAGACCCGCATGGAGCCGGGCGTGAAGCTCCTCAAGCAGGCGAACATCCCCTGCTACGCCTTCCCGGAGCAGGCCGTGCACAGCCTGGAGGCCATGTACCGCTACGGCGTGCGCAAGTCCCGCCCCTCGCCGGTCATGGCCAGCGTGGAGGGCCGCAAGGACGTGGTGCGCCGGGTCATCAAGGAAGCCCGCGCCCAGGGCATGACCGAGATTCCCGAGCAGATGGCCCAGGAGATCCTCAAGGCATACGACCTCCCGGCCGCCCGCGCCGCCCTGGCCAGGACATCCGACGAGGCCCTGGCCGTGGCCGCCAAAATCGGCTACCCCGTGGTGTGCAAGGTGGCCTCGCCCCAGATCGCCCACAAGGCCGACGCCGGGGCCGTGGCCGTGGGCGTCACCACCCCCGAGGAACTGCGCAGCGCGTTCCTGGAGATCACCGGGCACGTGAAGATCACCCGGCCGGACGCCCACGTGTCCGGCTGCATGATCCAGGAGCAGGCCCCCGACAACATGAAGGAAGTGGTCATCGGCTTTCGTCGCGACGACCATTTCGGACCGCTCTTGCGCTTCGGCCTGAGCGGAATTTATGTTGACGTTCTGGGAGACATTTCGTACCGGCTGGCTCCAGTATCCATACACGACGCCCGCCAGCTGATCCGAGGCATCGACTCCTACATGCTCCTGAAAGGGGTTAGGGGGGAGCCGCCCGCGAACATTGAAGCGCTCGAAGACATCGTCATCCGACTCTCCCAACTGGCGATGGACTTCCCCGAGATTTTCGAGGCCGAATTAGGTCCTGTCCTTGTCAACAACGAGCGCGCCGTCGTCGCTGACACGCGCCTGATGCTGCTGCCGCAGTAGCCAAGGGAGAATCCTCGCTCATGCCAGGCCTGTACATTGGATCCACCGCGCCCTATTCGGGCAAGAATACCCTCTGCCTGGGGCTTGGCCTCAAGTTCCGCAAGGAGGGGCTCTCCGTGGGCTACTTCAAGCCCGTGGGAGCGCAAGCGGCCAAGGTCGGCAACGCCTGGGGAGATCTGGACGCCGTGGCCATCAGCGAGGCCCTGGGCCAGGACATCGCCCCGGACACTGCCACCCCGGTCCTGGTCACCCAGGACTTCATGCACAAGGTTTTCGCCCAAGGTCCCTGCCAGGACCGCACCAGCGACATCATCGCCGCATACAAGAAGATTTCCAAGGGCAAGGACGTCACCCTGGTGGGCGGCTCCGGGGGGTTCCTCACCTCCGGGCTCTACGCCTGCCTGGACGGGGCCAGCGTAGCCAAGGCCCTGGACGTGCCCGTGGTCATCGTGGACCGCTGCACCCATGAGATGAACTACGACATCCTCCTGGCCATCAAGGAGCAGATGGGCGACAAGATGATCGGATGCGTGCTCTCCGACGTCTCCGGCGGCTACCTCGAGGAAGTCAACTCCGTGCTGGCCCCCTTCCTGGCCCGGCGCGGAGTGAAGGTACTGGGCATCATCCCCCACGACCGGGTGCTTGGAGCCGTCTCGGTGAACGTCCTGGCCGAGCGCCTGGGCGGCAAGATCATCTCCAGCGCCCACAAGGCCGACGTGGTGGCGGAATCGTTCCTCATCGGCACCATGCAGGTGGAGAACTTCCTGGCCTATTTCCGCAAGCACCCCAAGGCCGCGGTCATCGTGGGCGGCGACCGCTCCGATTTGCAGCTGGTGGCCATCGAGGGGCGTTGCGCCTGCCTGATCCTCACCGGCAACCTCTACCCCAACGACATCATCCTGGCCCGGGCGGAGAACGCCGAGGTGCCCATTATGGTGGTGCGCGAGGACACCTACTCGGTGGCCCGGCGCATGGAAGCGCTGCTCGCCCGTCACAAGCTGCGCGATCCCGGCAAATTTCAACAAGCATCCCAACTGGTGGCGGCCAACCTCGACGTTGCGGCCATCAGGCAGGGTCTTGGGCTCTAACCAACCCCACATACATACAGTAGAAAGGAAACAAGGAAATGGCACAGAAACTGATCAAGACCGTGGACGGCAACACCGCCACTTCTTGGGTGGCGTACGCCCTCTCCGAGTGCGCGGCCATCTACCCCATCACTCCTTCGTCCAACATGGGTGAAATGGTCGACGAGTGGGCTTCCCAGGGCATGAAGAACATCTTCGGTCAGACCCTCAAGGTCCGGGAGATGCAAAGCGAGGCCGGCGCCGCCGGCGCGGTCCACGGCTGCCTGGCCGCCGGCGCCCTGACCAGCACCTACACCTGCTCCCAGGGCCTGCTGCTGATGATCCCTAACATGTACAAGATCGCCGGCGAGCTGCTGCCCGGCGTCTTCCACGTGTCCGCCCGCGCCGTGGCCGCCCACGCCCTGTCCATCTTCGGCGACCACCAGGACGTCATGGCCTGCCGCCAGACCGGCTTCGCCATGCTGGCCGGCTGCTCCGTCCAGGAAGCCCACGACATGGCCCTGGTGGCGCACCTGTCCGCCATCGAGTCCAGCGTCCCCTTCCTGCACTTCTTCGACGGCTTCCGCACCTCCCACGAGATCCAGAAGATCGAGGTGCTCGAGTTCTCCGAGATCGCCAAGATGGTGAACATGGACAAGGTGGCCGAGTTCCGCGCCAAGTCCATGAACTCCGAGCATCCGAACATCCGCGGCACCGCCCAGAACCCGGACATCTACTTCCAGGGCCGCGAAGCCGCCAACAAGTACTACCAGGCCGTGCCGGGCATCGTGAAGGAGGCCATGAAGAAGGTTTCGGCCGCCACCGGCCGCTCCTACGGGCTCATTGAATACTACGGCGCTCCCGACGCCGAGCGCGTCATCGTGGCCATGGGTTCTTCCTGCGAAGCCGTCAAGGAAGTCATCGACGCCTGCAAGGGCGAGAAGATCGGCCTGGTCACGGTGCGCCTCTTCCGCCCCTGGTGCGCGCAGGACTTCCTGGCCGCCCTGCCCAAGTCCGCCAAGGTCATCACCGTGCTCGACCGCACCAAGGAAGCCGGTTCCCAGTACGAGCCCCTGTACCTTGACGTGGCCACCACCCTGCGCGACGCAGGCAACAACGCCACCCTGCTGGGCGGCCGCTACGGCCTGGGCTCCAAGGAGTTCACCCCGGCCATGGTCAAGGCCGTGTTCGACAACATGGGCGCCGCCAAGAAGAACCACTTCACCGTGGGTATCGAGGACGACGTCACCGGCACCTCCCTGGCCGTGCCCGCCTTCGCCGACACCACCCCCGCCGGCACCGTGCAGTGCATGTTCTGGGGCCTGGGCGCCGACGGCACCGTGGGCGCGAACAAGGAAGCCATCAAGATCATCGGCGACAACACCGACATGTACGCCCAGGGCTACTTCTCCTACGACTCCAAGAAGTCCGGCGGCATCACGGTTTCCCACCTGCGCTTCGGCAAGGAGCCCATCCGCTCCACCTACCTGGTCAACGCCGCCGACTACGTGGCCGTGCACAAGGCCAACTACGTCACCCTGTACGACGTGCTGGCCGGAAGCAAGGAAGGCGGCACCTTCGTGCTGAACTCCAACTGGTCCCTGGCCGACATGGAGACCGAGCTGCCCGGAAAGGTGAAGGCCGCCATCGCCAAGAAGAAGCTCAAGTTCTACAACATCGACGCCGTGAAGATCGCCCAGGGCGTGGGCCTCGGCGGCCGCATCAACATGATCATGCAGACCGCCTTCTTCAAGCTGGCGGGCGTGCTGCCCTTCGAAAAGGCCGTGGAACTGCTGAAGAAGTCCATCCACAAGGCCTATGGCAAGAAAGGCGAGAAGATCGTCCAGATGAACATCGACGCGGTCGACCAGGCCGTGGCCGCCCTCGTGGAAGTGAAGTACCCCGCCTCCTGGGCCGATGCCAAGGACGTGGCCAAGTCCGCCGAGAAGCTGCCCGACTACGTGGCCAAGATCGCCAAGCCGGTCCTGGCCCAGCAGGGCGACGCCCTGCCGGTGTCGCTGTTCGACCCCTCCGGCACCATGCCCGTGTCCACCTCGCAGTACGAGAAGCGCGCCGTGGCCATCAACGTGCCCGAGTGGATCAAGGAAAACTGCATCCAGTGCAACCAGTGCGCCTTCGTCTGCCCCCACTCCGCCATCGTGTCCACCGTGCTGACCGATGCCGAGAAGGCCAAGGCTCCCGCCACCTATGAGACCCTTCCCGCCCAGGGCAAGGAACTCAAGGGCATGGCCTTCCGCATCCAGATTAACACCGAGGACTGCCTGGGCTGCGGCAACTGCGCCGACATCTGCCCCTCCAAGAAGAAGGCCCTGGAGATGAAGCCCATCGAGACCCAGCTGGCCACCCAGGTCCCGAACTTCAAGTTCTGCCAGACCGTGTCCTGGAAGGACGGCCTCATGAAACGCGATTCCGTGAAGGGCTCCCAGTTCTACCAGCCCCTCATGGAATTCTCCGGCGCCTGCTCGGGCTGCGGCGAAACCCCGTACGTGCGCGTGCTCACCCAGATGTTCGGCGAGCGCATGGTCATCGCCAACGCCACCGGCTGCTCCTCCATCTGGGGCGCCTCGGCTCCCACCACCCCGTACTGCCAGAACAAGGACGGACACGGCCCGGCCTGGGGCAACTCCCTGTTCGAGGACGCCGCCGAGTTCGGCTACGGCATCGGCATGGGCGTCACCCAGCGCCGTGAGCTCCTGAAGGACAAGGTCAAGGCGGCCGCCGCCGAGGCCGACGGCGACCTCAAGGCCGCCCTGGAAGCCTGGTCCTGCGACCCCGACGACGCGGACAAGTCCGCCCTGTTCGGCGGCCAGATCAAGAAGCTGCTGGCAGCCAAGTCCTCCAAGTCCGACGCCCTCAAGGCCGTTGAGACCGACGCCGACCTGTTGGTCAAGAAGTCGATCTGGTGCTTCGGCGGTGACGGATGGGCCTACGACATCGGCTTCGGCGGCCTGGACCACGTGATCGCCTCCGGCGAGAACGTGAACATCCTGGTCATGGACACCGAGGTGTACTCCAACACCGGCGGCCAGTCCTCCAAGTCCACCCCCACCGGCGCCATCGCCAAGTTCGCGGCGGCCGGCAAGCGTACCCGCAAGAAGGACCTGGCGCGCATCGCCATGACCTACGGCAACGTGTACGTGGCCACCGTGTCCATGGGCTACAACAAGCAGCAGATGATCAAGGCGTTCGCCGAGGCCGAGGCCTACCCCGGCCCCTCCATCATCCTGGCCTACGCTCCCTGCATCAACCAGGGCCTGAAGCGCGGCATGGGCAAGACCCAGGAGCAGGAAAAGCTGGCCACCGCCTCCGGCTACTGGCCGCTGTTCCGCTACAACCCCACCCTGATCGCCGAGGGCAAGAACCCCATGGTGATCGACTCCAAGGCCCCTGACGGAACCGTTCTCGACTTCGTCATGAGCGAGAACCGCTTCGCCGCCCTGGACAAGATGATGCCCGAGCAGGCCAAGAAGCTGCGCATCGAGCTGGAGTCCGACGTCACAGACCGCTGGAAGCAGCTGTGCGTCCTGGCCGGCGTCGATCCCAACGGCAACGGCGAGAAGGCCAAGGCCAGCGCCCCGGCCAATACCGAGTCCTGCACCCTGAGCGACACAGCCGAGCACACCAGCACCGCTGGCGAGCCCTGCGACGACGGCCGCGCCGGCAAATAGACGAGTGAAAAAACGTCCCCGGAACAGGTGAAAACCTGTTCCGGGGATTGACGAAATTGGTTATGGTGTTCTCGGCGGGAAGCACAGCCCGCCGAGACAAAAGAAACGGCCCACGGGCCGCCCGGCGGAAACCCCTCGCGGCATCGCCCCACCACACCCCGCCCTAAAAGCCGCGAGCCTCACCACGCTGCCCACAACCGCCGGGCGGCCCTACCGTGCGGGGGGAGAGCCCACTCCCCCCGCTTCTTTTTTTCCAGAACGCCAGGTCTTTTCATCATTTCCTTGCCAGTTTTCATCCGTTCGGGTTACCTGTGTCATTGAGTGAGTTTTCCACCGCTCGATCACGACTAGCGGTCTTCAAGGGGGACAGTGATGAAAACAGGCATCGAACGGCGCGAGTTCCTGAAACTTGCGGGTATCGGAAGCGTGGTGTTCGCAAGCGGCCTCATGGGCATGAACGGGTTGGGGCATGCCGCAACGCCCGCCCAGGACGATTTCTTTTTCGTGCAGATGTCCGACACCCATTGGGGCTTCAACAACCCCGCAGTGAACCCCGAGGCCGGAACGACCCTTCAAAAGGCCGTGGCTGCGGTGAACG
Coding sequences:
- a CDS encoding phosphotransacetylase family protein, which produces MPGLYIGSTAPYSGKNTLCLGLGLKFRKEGLSVGYFKPVGAQAAKVGNAWGDLDAVAISEALGQDIAPDTATPVLVTQDFMHKVFAQGPCQDRTSDIIAAYKKISKGKDVTLVGGSGGFLTSGLYACLDGASVAKALDVPVVIVDRCTHEMNYDILLAIKEQMGDKMIGCVLSDVSGGYLEEVNSVLAPFLARRGVKVLGIIPHDRVLGAVSVNVLAERLGGKIISSAHKADVVAESFLIGTMQVENFLAYFRKHPKAAVIVGGDRSDLQLVAIEGRCACLILTGNLYPNDIILARAENAEVPIMVVREDTYSVARRMEALLARHKLRDPGKFQQASQLVAANLDVAAIRQGLGL
- the nifJ gene encoding pyruvate:ferredoxin (flavodoxin) oxidoreductase; the encoded protein is MAQKLIKTVDGNTATSWVAYALSECAAIYPITPSSNMGEMVDEWASQGMKNIFGQTLKVREMQSEAGAAGAVHGCLAAGALTSTYTCSQGLLLMIPNMYKIAGELLPGVFHVSARAVAAHALSIFGDHQDVMACRQTGFAMLAGCSVQEAHDMALVAHLSAIESSVPFLHFFDGFRTSHEIQKIEVLEFSEIAKMVNMDKVAEFRAKSMNSEHPNIRGTAQNPDIYFQGREAANKYYQAVPGIVKEAMKKVSAATGRSYGLIEYYGAPDAERVIVAMGSSCEAVKEVIDACKGEKIGLVTVRLFRPWCAQDFLAALPKSAKVITVLDRTKEAGSQYEPLYLDVATTLRDAGNNATLLGGRYGLGSKEFTPAMVKAVFDNMGAAKKNHFTVGIEDDVTGTSLAVPAFADTTPAGTVQCMFWGLGADGTVGANKEAIKIIGDNTDMYAQGYFSYDSKKSGGITVSHLRFGKEPIRSTYLVNAADYVAVHKANYVTLYDVLAGSKEGGTFVLNSNWSLADMETELPGKVKAAIAKKKLKFYNIDAVKIAQGVGLGGRINMIMQTAFFKLAGVLPFEKAVELLKKSIHKAYGKKGEKIVQMNIDAVDQAVAALVEVKYPASWADAKDVAKSAEKLPDYVAKIAKPVLAQQGDALPVSLFDPSGTMPVSTSQYEKRAVAINVPEWIKENCIQCNQCAFVCPHSAIVSTVLTDAEKAKAPATYETLPAQGKELKGMAFRIQINTEDCLGCGNCADICPSKKKALEMKPIETQLATQVPNFKFCQTVSWKDGLMKRDSVKGSQFYQPLMEFSGACSGCGETPYVRVLTQMFGERMVIANATGCSSIWGASAPTTPYCQNKDGHGPAWGNSLFEDAAEFGYGIGMGVTQRRELLKDKVKAAAAEADGDLKAALEAWSCDPDDADKSALFGGQIKKLLAAKSSKSDALKAVETDADLLVKKSIWCFGGDGWAYDIGFGGLDHVIASGENVNILVMDTEVYSNTGGQSSKSTPTGAIAKFAAAGKRTRKKDLARIAMTYGNVYVATVSMGYNKQQMIKAFAEAEAYPGPSIILAYAPCINQGLKRGMGKTQEQEKLATASGYWPLFRYNPTLIAEGKNPMVIDSKAPDGTVLDFVMSENRFAALDKMMPEQAKKLRIELESDVTDRWKQLCVLAGVDPNGNGEKAKASAPANTESCTLSDTAEHTSTAGEPCDDGRAGK
- a CDS encoding acetate--CoA ligase family protein produces the protein MHLDALFSPKTVAVVGASRTSGKIGHTILKNMIEAGYEGELFPVNPKADSILGLKSYKDISLLPSPLDLAVLAVPRDAVVPSLKALLPHRLRAAVIVSAGYRESGKEGWKIEGEVARICRDNDIALIGPNCLGVLSTADKVNASFAPGFPGKGNIAFFSQSGALCSAILDWAIGESIGFSKFVSLGNKAVVDETHMLYALAQDPETKVVLGYVENVEHGEAFLRMARKITREKPVIMLKGGVTAAGAKAASSHTGSMVGSEHAYEAAFSQTGILRAHTVSEMFDLAQAFSMQPLPQGPRLAIVTNAGGPAILAADAAEKSLLTMAPLSAATVETLKADLPATAGIYNPVDILADADKTRLLSAVTVLLNDPLVDSLMVLIAPTAFTDPEKMAQAVVEVASKTLKPVMCCFMGKTRMEPGVKLLKQANIPCYAFPEQAVHSLEAMYRYGVRKSRPSPVMASVEGRKDVVRRVIKEARAQGMTEIPEQMAQEILKAYDLPAARAALARTSDEALAVAAKIGYPVVCKVASPQIAHKADAGAVAVGVTTPEELRSAFLEITGHVKITRPDAHVSGCMIQEQAPDNMKEVVIGFRRDDHFGPLLRFGLSGIYVDVLGDISYRLAPVSIHDARQLIRGIDSYMLLKGVRGEPPANIEALEDIVIRLSQLAMDFPEIFEAELGPVLVNNERAVVADTRLMLLPQ